The nucleotide window tgctacacactggtggtggttagtgaggttcccccttccctgttaaaagcgtctttgagtgtcatatatatatatacatttatatatatataggtatatttcatttcattttgtaaTTGTACCTGCTTCCTTCAGAAGTGTGAGTCCTTTCTTTGCCACCTCCAAAGGCAGGACGAAAGACGTCTTCGCTGTGTGGAAACAGAATCCGCATTTATAATTGCACTTGCGCGTAAAGTGGTAATTGACGCTGGTGGGGGTAGTAGCAGGTCGCTCTTCCTTCTTTGTGTCCGGGATCCCGCTCACGGACGAGGCTCTTCCTCCTTGAACGATGCTCCTTTCATCTGATCTCAAATGGAAGTTTGAGATCAGACTCGAGATCATGGATTTGATTGCGAtccaaaatcgcaaaaacatcACCGGCACCATGGTTCAAATTTGGAAAACGTATCAATGACTGCAGGAGCCGTTCTGCTCTTCTTTAAAGAGGCTGCTCTTAAATAGTGCTGGAGGTTGTGAGATGATATAGTTTCTGTTTACAAACAACgaaacacacccccccccccctccaacacgtCATAGCCAAGTCAGCTCATTGGCATCTACATCAGCTGACTTGGTAGTGGACCATAGTCCACTTAATCACTCTGTTTTCTAGAACCGAAACTTCACAGAACCGAAACCCAACATAACCTGTTGTTCTGGCGCGCCCTGCAGGCAAGTTCCTGAAACGAAACTCAAAGTCACTGCAGGGCAGTGACTTTGAGTTTCGTTTCATAGATGAAATTGCTGCGGGTTTCAGGTGTATCCTCCTCCATAGGCCTGGACTACTGAGCACAGAGATGGCTAAACGCAGCATGTCTTTGCTCGGTCAGTGGTCGTCGCGTGTATTCTCTATTGACCTTGATAAAAGAGGAGCTCTTCTGAACTTTGCTCTCACAGAAAAGCCGCAGCAGGCGCCGGAGAAGTTCAGGAACATCCAAGAACGCTGCTactctgtgttggtgtgtggagaCAACAGGATCCAGAGCGCCAGGTTCTACTGGGGACTTGAAGACCTCCTGAGGAACGAGCTGCCAGCAGAGTGTGAGCTACTGCCGGTCAGCTCCTACCTGCCTCACGTCAAAGACTCTCTCATCAGAGGTTATTTCCTGAAGGACGCTTCAGAGTGCCCCTCGCTGACCAGGCGGGTGCTGGGGGCTCTGGGTCTGAGTGAGCATGTCCAGGTGTGCTCGTACCTCAGGGGGCCGGATGGGGGGCGGTGGTCGCAACAACTGTGGTCCGGCTCGGAGAACCAGAACATGGACGTTTCAAAAACGTGTTATGTTGTTCCCTCCGAGGAAGCGAACTACCACCCATCGGTCTTAAACATGGAGAACTCTGATGTGTTCTATTGTCGAGCGGAGGCCTGCAAGGTTTTGCAAGAGGTTTGTACTTCTTCTTATTGATTCCCTTAACTTACAGTTTACTTATTTACAATAAATGTCTCCCTCACGTGGCAGAGAGGCAAATTACACCAGGAACTGTTTTAATGAGGAGTCTCAAACCTTTATCTTAAATCAATAATATAAATGTACGAAATGTCAAATAAAGAATACAGAAATTATTCACAAATTCTAGTATGGATTAATACACTATCCAAATAATAAAAGTATATGGCTAATTTACAAATAATTCAGAATTGATTTTGATGATTTTTATTATACATATTTTCTACATTATTCTAAACTGGTCTATTTCAAGAATAACATCCCCCGTCCAACACGCAGTACCCTCGCGTGCCACTGGGGGTTATAAAACACATGTCTATCAAACCATCGGATCACATCCGCTGACCAACGCGTTGTGTTTCTGCTCCACAGAGCTGTGACATCATCCCAGAGTCCAGGGCCGTGCTGGAGCTTGTGGGCAAGACAGACGCGTCCAGACACAGTCCAGACTCCCCCTTGGTTGTCATAGAAGGACTGGACGCTACAGGTTAACAGCATTAGCTCATGGAGGAGGGGATGGCGGTCATTAGGCTGATGGCTGCAAGCCTTCCTGATTCGCTGACAACTTGCTCTGCTGATGCAGTTATCTCCTAAATTAGCTCTTTGATGGCATTTCTCTTTTAGATCATGACCTCAGAAAAATAGCTACAGGACATTGAAATTAAAGCTTGTTACAGCATACCCAGGCAATCATATATTTGTACTCACAAATGCATCCCATCTTATCTTTGCCCATAGTTTCAATCTTACCACTTCCAAAATGTAATCAGAGTAGTACTTTCTGCCCTTTTCTATATTAAATTAAAATGACTGATTTGAAAAGGGAAACCTACTGGGCAACTCACCATTCTCAGTTCCATGTTTGACTTTGCCATCACAGCTATTCTACCAGATCTCCCATCTTGTCTTTCTCTTACAtggctctcctcttcctcctcttgtcCTCCACCTCTCATCGCTCATCACAGGGAAGACCACTCTGACTGAGTCTCTGAGGGAGGCTCTGGGGGCCAGGCTGCTGCGGTCCCCTCCCCAGTGCCTCTCCCCCTGGAGAGCCGTCTTTGATCGGGAGCCCCCCCTCATCCGCAGGGCCTTCTACGCCCTGGGGAACTACATCACAGCGGAGCAAATGGGCCAGGAGGCCTCTCAGGCTCCCGTCATCGTCGACAGGTACGAGGCAGCCGAGCGGGGCCACGTGGCAACGTCCCAGCAGCCCCGCCGCCGTCACAGGGACGGGGCTCCGTGGGAgccatcgcacacacacacgcatgcatgcaccaCGCacgcatatacacgcacacacacacgaacgcacgcacacaccttgtACATACCctccacgcacatgcacgcacgcacacactgtggGACAGGGTGGGTGAGTCTCCGTCGCTGCGTGGGATGAAGGGTCTGTTTCTGATGACCCAGGATGCAATGCAAAGGTTCCATCAGTGGAACATGACATCAGTGATGGTTGAGAAGCCCTGTCGCACGTCCTATAACTTATGACTGAGAGACTTTATTAAGACCCTATTCTATATCTATACAAAgatgtatatattgtattaGACACCATTCCATCCATCATACactcatcatccatccatccatgcccATGCcaacccccttctccccccccaggTATTGGCACAGCACCGCCTCCTATGCCATCGCCACGGCGGTGAGTGGTCCGGTCTCCAGCCTTCCCCCTGAGGGGTCTCCTCTGTACCGCTGGCCCCCTGACCTGCTGCAGCCCTCGCTGGTGGTCCTGCTAACCCTCGACCcccaggagaggaagaggaggctggaggccagaggacagggacagacagacgaagAGCAGGAGCTCGACCACAACCTCCTCTTCCGGCTCAGGTGAGGTCAAACCTTAGGGGTCGTGTATcaccgcgcacacgcacacgcgcacgcacgcacgcacgcacgcacgcacgcacgcacgcacgcacacacacacacacacacacacacacacacacacacacacacacacacacacacacacacacacacacacacacacacacacacacacacacacacacacacacacactgactcacacactgtATCACCACATGTTTACAGCCTGACCTGCCTCCCTCCACTCctctattcataatcattttaGACTGTAAAATCTattaatatgattattattttacatcTGTCAACGATCAATCTGTTAACAGAAGCGTTAACACCAGTCGTACATCTTCCTACGTGATTAGTATGGAGGGTGTAATTGGGTGgctgtacactcacacactaacaccctCACACGTTCTCTCACTCACAGACTCaaacgctcactcactcacacctcACATACTCATAAACTCACTAACATAGTAACatagtcacacactcacacactcacacactcacacactcacacaatcacacactcacacgcttaCAAActtacaaactcacacactcaccgtGGGGGGGTCCACTGATGAGACAGAGCAGGTGATTAGTGGCTGAGCGGCTGTGCTCCATTAAGCGGCTGTAAACCCACAGCCGGTGAACCCCCCAGACCTGCCAGGCAAGACTGgtcgatgccccccccccccccccccagaaccaccacaacgaccacaaccaacaccaccactcccCCATCCATCACAACTACcagatccaccaccaccaacaacgcATGAAGTTTATGACCCGCTGCACGGGGAACAGAGCCAGATGCTTgggccagaggaggagtaggagagaaaaaaaggatgGGCGAACGAGTGACATCCCACACAGAGTcaggctcagagagagagagggagggagagagacatagacagagagagatagggagagggagagggaccttGACAGAGAGCCAttgggagagagcgggagagagagatagggggagagagggagggagagagttccTCACCAGCTCATTCCATCACGTCACCGCGGTGTTTGGTACACACAAGCCATTGTTCTTTCTTTGAGGGGAAGACAGTTGAACTCAGCCGCTGTTCCTCCTCAGATGGTCTGGAGAAGCACATCATTTATCACTGTCAGACGATCTGACGAAACGCTTCTCTCCCAAGCGCTCCACGATACGTTGTAGGAGATTACATCTGATCCCTTACAACGTGTCTCTTACAGCTACTATTATGGATTTGATTAGAACTTAACATCTTCCCCATGTGGATCTTGGTTTCTTTCCCCCCATGTGTTTCAGAGTGGAGGAGGCTTATCGGAGGGTGAGAGGCCCTGCTTGTGTCGTTGTGGATGCCGGCCCTTCGGCGGACAAAGTGCTCCAACAAGTGCTGCTTTTAATTAAGGAACACTGTCGCTTGTAAACACTGAACCCCCTTACCTCACGGACAGCCCTTGCAGTTCTTGGGTTGCAGTACTGCCCGTCGCCACTAGATGCCAGTAAGGTGTTACGCAGCAGTAGATGAAATGGAGGGGCGAGATGTGAATGGGCTAAAGAGATTGTTTTTATAATAAGCAAGTGTTGCATCGCTAGAGGCCCGCGTTTCCCTGTAAAATCACAACTTAGCTTTAGCCTCCCTACCCCCTtattccttccctccctctctctctctctatctcttgcacacacacatgcgtccTTGATTGGAGATACAGGAATATGCATTGCATATCGCTTCTATTCNNNNNNNNNNNNNNNNNNNNNNNNNNNNNNNNNNNNNNNNNNNNNNNNNNNNNNNNNNNNNNNNNNNNNNNNNNNNNNNNNNNNNNNNNNNNNNNNNNNNttgtttttttgcttttttggATTGTTGCCTCTAATGTCAAACAATGACACATGACGCATTTCCGTGGTCAAGTGACCCATTTACCTTGTCATGTGACCCATTTCCCTCGTCATGTGGCCCATTACCCTCATCATGTGACCCATTTCCCTTGTCATGTGACCCATTTCCCTCATCATGTGATCCATATCCTTTGTCATGTGACCCCAAAACCAAAATTGACCGTCGAGCCAAACTTTAGAGGGCTTATAACACAGTGGTCTGCCTTGACGGAGATCATTCCTCCGGCCAGCTGCTGATAAACTGCTACTAGTGTCTAAAGTTCATTCTCCAGTGCAGACACCATCTCATCCCACCACTTAACCATTCAGACCCACCGTCCCCTTCGTCattgctcctccacctccaccctccacccgaGCCCTAATCAaaggagaaggtggtggtggtggtggtggtggtggtggtggtggtggtgggggggacgaATACAATGTTTGCTCAGGAGAGGAAGGCGAGAAGCAGTGTTTTTTGTATTCTGTCTTTAGACTGTGTCCTCATTAGGGCTCAGCTCTCCAAAGCAAGGTCAGCGTCTCCCAACTTTCCGCTCTATTAGCCCTGGGCCTGTCCTCCGGCACAGAGTGGCTCCACGCAGCACTGTGGAATcagccctctgattggcccctctctccccctgtctctctccctctctatcgccCCTTGTTTCATGTTATGGTTCTCCcctccttacctcctcctcctccgatcTGTTGCTtgcttttttccttcttcttcctgtATTGAAGTTTTCCCCAGTGCTCTCCTCTCGCCTTCACCCCACGGCTCGccgtgctcctctcctctcctctcctctcctcctcgtcccatCCTCCTCATTTGATTCTCTCCAGGTATCCTGGGTAGAAAACTCAAAAACACCAAGAGCTCTcacgcctcttcctcctccccctcctccccctccctctccaccccctcgtcatcctccacctcctacccgtcctccctctctccccctcctctacctcttcctccctctctccccctcctctacctcctcctcctcctcctctccatcacaGCCTCTGCTTCTCCCTCCACAGGGTTCATCTGCTGGTGACGGTGACCTTTGGCCCTGCGCCTGGCGGGCAGGATTACGATGGAGTCACGGCTCTGGCGTTGTTCACCGAGGGGAGCGCCGAGGCTCCCTAATGAAATTCAAACTCTGGGCATGAGGAGCCACTGAAAACCTTCTTActaccccccccttcccctcggTCTGGCAGTGGCAGGATCAGAACACCTTGATCCACGCAGCACAGGAGCCTGTGAATGCACAATGATGAAATTACAGGGAGGACAGGGGGCTTAGGGGGAACatccctgggggggggcgggggtggaaacatgttgtgtttcttatcTTCTGTCTCCTCCCAAACCTTCCTGATGTGTTGCTCGGTTATCAGGTCaataacaaaaagaaacaagGGTAGGGAAAATGGCACTGCTAATAAAGACCAGTCGTTCCTCACTGGGTGATGTTGTACGTAACACGCCTTGGATCCAGCCATTACTCGTTTTTTTAAACCAACCTGCTACCCTGCGGCTGGTCTCTGTTGGACATGCACATCTGTGATGTCGTCCATCTTCTGACTACAggcttcggggggggggggggggggggggggagaaagggggacaCGTAATGCCGGTGGATTCCATATGTTCCCCATCTCCCAGATTGGGTCGGAGGCGTGTGGGCTGGAGAGTTTTTTCTGCGGTCCACGTCGTTCCTCTGCTGGGTGCTGCGGTGCTGTGACACGGGAGCTGACCTCCTGCAGACCACAAGCCGACGCATCGCATGCCACAGAGACATTCAGCGATCCCGCAATTATCTCATGAAACCCGAATATCAAATCCCGTCGCAAAGCCGTGGTCTGCGATCACTCCCTGCGTACATCTCCCTGCGTTCATCTCCCTGCGTTCATCTCGCGTGTCTGCAAatcatttttgtttatgctgCTGATCACCAGGGAATGCATAAAGCAGCCACCTGGCAAAGGGAGAGCTCATCACATACTAAAGCTAATATACTGTGCTACCCAAGTCGGTCGTAACGGCTCCACCACATCCTCATCATGATCCACGCAGGAAGAGTGACTGCTGTCAGGTGTTTGGGGTAAAAAAAAACCCagcatgtctgtgttttttgtACCAGCGCCGTAATAACATTAACGTACACGTCGTGAACGTCTCTGCACATCAGGGAATGCAGTCCTTCTCAGGAACGTGTCATTCCAACCCTGCAGCTGGCCCGTGTGAGATTGCCtggttgtgaatgtgtgtgtgtgtgtgcctgcgtgcgtgtgtggcagTGTGGAAAGCCGTGTAGTATTATTTTTCTAATGGAGTTGTGTCATGTATGTATGGGATCTCCATGGAAACAGCTGCTGGGATTATGGCGCCTGCTGCACTCAGATCTGTTGGAGGTCTTCAGGGAGCTTTGCAATAAACAGACATTCTCAAATCTGGAGGAAGCTGTGAGCCAGGGGTgtcagttgtcttgtaactagGTGTTGGGTGGAACACAaacgcatgctcacacacacatgcatacacacaccgactGACACACGCAAGCATTCAGATGCATGCATACACCCCACACACTTGGGGACAAATGTACTCACACAGAtatttgcacacacatacacactcccacATGTGTCGTAGGCATGCATAcgtagagagacacacacacacatacgcacacacacacacatgcacacacacacacacacacacacacacacacacacacatacacacacacacacacacacacacacacacacacacacacacacacacacacacacacacacacacacacacacacaaacccacatcaTAATAAAGCCATACAGCCAGGTTCTGTTTCATTTCACAGCCTcgacataaaaaataaaatcgaaGAATTCAATCGACTTTAATTCCCCCCACAAAAAGTTCCCCTCTTTTTAATTAAGAAAAGACATATGACAAGTCTCTTTCCCCCATCCAGATGCACTCTGCCACGCCCCTCTTCCCAAAATAAGGAGAGATCCATAAGAGCTCCCCGTGTCATCCATCACGGAGAGGGGCTGCCCGGATCCCAGCTCCGCTTTTGTCATTCATGGCCTGGCCTCCccagaaaaatgaaaaagatcaacacacacacacacacacacacacacacacacacacacacacacacacacacacacacacacacacacacacacacacacacacacacacacaggcacatctctccctctccctctccccccaccccccacacacccacacacccacacacacctacagtcCTGTATTGATTTTGTGGCGGTTGGTGGGCCGGTAGGTAGCGGAGGCAGGGCTCTCTGAGCAGATGTCTAATGGTGTTTAGAGACTCTCCACTTTATCAAGCCAGGCCAGCTCTGACAGTTAGATGCTGGAGGGCAATTAAAATTAAAGCCTGCCTGATTAGAATATCATATTCATCTGGATGGTAATTACTATGTCTGGCGCcctataaataattaattatgcAAAACCCATGCAGCTGCCACTGGCTAGAGTTAACTGACTTTCTGTCAACATCTCCCACTTCTAGAAAGGATAAAGAGATTTGTGGGAATAAGCTGGTTAGCTGCTTCTGGAAGCCCGCTGGGCTAGCGTGAGCGCCCCCCATTGAAACAGTGGCAGGCTGCCCTCTGAGGGCAGGTGGCATCAGAGACGGGCTCTCCTTTTATGAGGGATCTGTGGAAGGAAAGTGCTCTTTAAAGGACGTCTCATGTCCTGTCACACGGCGCTTTAATGCTCCGCACTGATGAGTTCATTTACGTTTCAGTTGGGGTTTTCCAGTAttatctgtttttgtttgtcctGCTGAACATGCCTTGCAGTGTGATGACATAATTCATTAATTGAGGTCTGATTCTATTTGTTCGACCAGTGTCCCTTGTCGTGCTCAGAGGCACCGACTCGTTTTCTCTCATTTAAACAGGGTAGGGGATCAACCAGTGGTGCTTACGCTAAGAGTGAAGTAATACATTTTCCCTTTCAAACAGGACTTCTAATAACACAGGCCAGAATACGTTCTACTTTTCGTATTTTCCATTGAATGTACTGTTTATTTGGAGTATAATGCGGGGCAGGGGCtaattcctgtgtgtgtgctgtgtttatATCTGGATTTGTGTGGTCTTGGGGTTTGGCACCGTTTCATTGGTAGTGATTGGCTACAGCGAGATATAACTTGATTTGACGCAGGTGTGCATGATTATTTGGAAACCGCTCCCCAAGCACCCGGCTGAACACTCACTGAGTCACCACAGAGGGCTGCCTCCAAATCCATGGCCTGTTAGACGGCTTGAACGCTCAGCCTCCAAATATGTTCTGCTCAGTGTTATTCAGGAGGAGAAGGTACTGCTCCTCTCTACAGAGCGGACCCCGTCACCACCTGGTAGTGGTACGCTCATCTATCAGCCAATAGGAGGCTGGCGGGGGTTGGATGTAAAAAGACTGGTCACAGTACAAGTCAATGGGAAAATGGTGATTCAATTCACCTCATAGCACTTTTTTGGGTGTTTATCACttctttttttgttctgtttggATTTCAGTTTCAGTCAGTTACTGTTACATCTAAATTGTATGCAATGAATATGAATGGTCTATTATTCTATGGTGTGCATGCCCAGCTCGAGGAGGGGGCCACCAGGAGACATGCAGTTGATCAGTATCATCGGATGTTTCAATGAAAGGCTGGCTAAACTTATATTTTTTTAGGAATAGGTGTTTCAAAACGTGTTTTTATTACGTTGTCCTCAAAGACATTTACTTCTGAAGTTACCATCCCAGGACAAGCCAATTTCTACCTCACCATGTGTCTCCTTCCAGCCCTGTCTCATGTGTTAAGCTCCATCGCTCCTCTACTCCTTCTTCGGGGCTGCTATGGTAGCTCTATAGCACCCTACTTCGCTGATCCCAGGgtgtaatttaatttaagacaGTAAGCCCGGTGAAATCCTCCATAAAGTAAGACACACCAAAGAGCACACCCGTTTCCTTTTAGGCTAGCTAGTGTTACCGCCGGCATCATTCACTTATCTCTGTTTCAGAGGAAACTCAATACGCGCTGGACAATCCGAAAGCAATATAAATCCCAGTCCTCGCGCCGCGCTCCACGCTGCCAACGCATGCTGATTTCACATTAGGAGCTGCGTTTTatactttgtttttttctttcaaagCGTGGTGGTCTGCAAGGTGATACGTTACCAGCGTGATTTCCATCAAACTAAACTCTTATGACGGAGGCCTTCGGAGAATACGAAACACATCTGAGTGAGGAGAAGCTTTTTGGGGGCTGGAGAGTGAACTGAACTGAGGGTTTTCCCCAAAGGCCTGAAAACGGTGTAGGCCTTTCAGCCGCTAACAGCAGAGTCTGACTGACTAGCTGAGGTCTAACCCCTCTGACTGACTAGCTGAGACTAACCCCTCTGACTGACTAGCTTAGACTAAGACCTCTGACTAGCTGAGGACTAACCCCACTGACTGACTAGCTGAGACTTAGCCCTGCACTATGGGCATAGCTCTTGTCAAAGGAGAGGCGAGTATAATGACAAAGATAAGGACTTGAATGTAAAGTAGCATGTTTGAGAACACGCGACCACAGGTAacactgaaaaaaatgaaaggtTCCCCCACAGTATCTTCTTATTAAAATGCATGATCACAACAATAGAAACAATTAGCAGATGTTTAGAAGGAGTGGGTGGTTGGGAACTTGGGATGGCTTCCTGGCTCTTCATTACGGTGACCTTCGCCAAAGGCGTCCATAGCTCAGGAATTAGCTACATGCTGTTAAGGACGTTAGTATGCTAATCGAATGCAGAAGGTTATATAAGCAGCGAAGGTTACTGCGTTTGATTTTGCCCCGGCAATTGGAAACAGAGCAGAATAACTACAGGTTTCAAGATCACTTCAGGGTGTTTATCAacttttccttctccttgttTTATGATCTTCAATGACTCCTGCATGTTCCCTCTCACCGCGTTTCAGCAAACCCCTCACGGTAACGCCTCAAAACAGTCTGACACGCACAGCAAGAAACGTTTCAATCTAAACGCACTCCACTCTACACTACCtgtgcatcaacagttctggaACCacatgtttctctgtctgttaagAGGGTGACTTGGCCTCTGCAGCCTTACCTCCTAAAGCCACATCAGATGCTTTAGGGTGACAAGATGAATTCCTTCCAGGTCGGCCCGTACACAACACCCCGGCAACGTCTGTGCAGCCTATTGCTTCTCtgtacaataataaataatgcagggacaaaagaaaaacaagcaaGTGCCAGATAAGCtatatctgtgtgtggtgtttgctCAAAGACCTGCGCTCCGTAGAAGCAGGCATTGCGGCGCGTTCACCGCTGAGTCTCTCGCTGTTGTTTTACTAATGTTGCTATTGATTTTAGTGACCACTGGGGTAAGGTAGCTAATTACGCCCGGCAATGTTTTCACTTGATGTAtgcgtgtttctctctctctctctctctctctctctctctctctctctctctctctctctctctctctctctctctcagcctggaGGACTAAGACTGTGGTGAGAGATGACTTGCTACATGCGTTCTTTGATAATCTTCACACTGCGGGTGGCTTGGTGATTATGGAGATCTCAAGGCAGAAGcggtggggagtgtgtgtgtgtgcgtgtgtgtgtgtgagagctccGTCAAAACAAGCATTGTTCTACAACCGGAAGATTAGCTCAGAGAAAGGAGAAGAAGCCCACGCACGTAGCTCTTCCAGACACGAGCACTGACTTATCAAAGTTATGCGGTTGTATTTTGGTTCCACATTGTATTAAAAAAGAATATTTAGGAGTAATTAATAATGTTTGGTACTTGAATACCACAAACTGCCTGTCCCACACACTCTGTAACTCCACAGCCCAGCCCAGATACAAGTGGGGCCGCTCAACAGAGCCTCCTCCTACCAGAGAGAGCTGTAATGGCAGAGCCCAGCCACCAGGACAACAACACAATGCCTTCTCTGTCCCTTGGTCCTAATGTAAAACAGGCTCTTAGGCTCGCCAATCAGTGTCCTCCCTGGCCCACTGGAGAACTtctggagggtgtgtgtgtgtgtgggtgtgcgtgcctacatgcgtgcgtg belongs to Gadus chalcogrammus isolate NIFS_2021 chromosome 5, NIFS_Gcha_1.0, whole genome shotgun sequence and includes:
- the cmpk2 gene encoding UMP-CMP kinase 2, mitochondrial; the encoded protein is MAKRSMSLLGQWSSRVFSIDLDKRGALLNFALTEKPQQAPEKFRNIQERCYSVLVCGDNRIQSARFYWGLEDLLRNELPAECELLPVSSYLPHVKDSLIRGYFLKDASECPSLTRRVLGALGLSEHVQVCSYLRGPDGGRWSQQLWSGSENQNMDVSKTCYVVPSEEANYHPSVLNMENSDVFYCRAEACKVLQESCDIIPESRAVLELVGKTDASRHSPDSPLVVIEGLDATGKTTLTESLREALGARLLRSPPQCLSPWRAVFDREPPLIRRAFYALGNYITAEQMGQEASQAPVIVDRYWHSTASYAIATAVSGPVSSLPPEGSPLYRWPPDLLQPSLVVLLTLDPQERKRRLEARGQGQTDEEQELDHNLLFRLRVEEAYRRVRGPACVVVDAGPSADKVLQQVLLLIKEHCRL